The following are encoded together in the Paludisphaera mucosa genome:
- a CDS encoding TMEM14 family protein, which yields MFSFLFARILLGLYALLLGVGGYVGYKKAGSKPSLYAGVGSAALCLLALLFSFLHAERGLQAGAAVALALTIFFNFRFVAGTRKLMPAGMLAIISLLVFTGLLLSVI from the coding sequence ATGTTCAGCTTCCTCTTCGCCCGGATCCTCCTGGGGTTGTACGCCCTCCTCCTCGGCGTGGGCGGATACGTCGGCTACAAGAAGGCCGGCAGCAAGCCGTCGCTCTACGCCGGGGTCGGCAGCGCGGCGTTGTGCCTGCTCGCGCTCCTGTTCTCGTTCCTCCACGCGGAACGCGGACTCCAGGCGGGCGCCGCCGTCGCCCTTGCGTTGACCATCTTCTTCAACTTCCGGTTCGTGGCCGGGACCCGCAAGCTCATGCCCGCCGGCATGCTCGCCATCATCAGCCTCCTGGTCTTCACCGGCCTCCTGCTCTCGGTCATCTGA
- a CDS encoding ATP-binding protein, translated as MASLFVIQGADQGKRFEFQSSPVALGRDNSNAIRLHDTEVSRRHAEIRLDEDLFRVVDLGSANGTFVNGHLIDQAPLRTGDRLQLGQTVMLYNEGPLGGRRDLTARVDLLSKSSPEDRSAILRSIPSDEGSRVLQQPDGAAGWLRERLMSLSVMYRATQAVSHILDVDSLLPQVLELVFESIGADRGAILLRDEAGTLTPKAVRWRMPVGADERMTISSTITDYVLEQGQGVITTDAPGDTRFGPAESIMDLRIREAICVPVQGRHTTLGVLYADIQADGSALIPIGKPGRQGKFSQDHLMLMVAIGHQAGLAIENTTFYNDKIQAERLAAVGQTIATLSHHIKNILQGVRGGSYLIDLGLNEKDESIVRRGWTIVEKNQTKIYNLVMDMLSFSKDREPALEPTDLNETVGDVVELMQSRAAEFEVGLDWAPCEGLPKIWVDPDGIHRAVLNVVTNAIDAAEGAAQARVGVSIVHDAEAGLVRIRVEDNGRGMEEADVPGIFQIFASSKGSRGTGLGLPVSQKIVREHGGTIQVASRLGQGSTFTLELPALRRPEAKEDAVDEAPESAPE; from the coding sequence GTGGCCTCCTTGTTCGTCATCCAAGGGGCCGACCAGGGCAAGCGATTCGAGTTCCAGTCGAGCCCCGTGGCCCTGGGACGCGACAACTCGAACGCCATCCGGCTCCACGACACCGAAGTCTCGCGCCGGCACGCCGAGATCCGCCTGGACGAGGACCTCTTCCGGGTCGTCGACCTGGGCTCGGCCAACGGGACGTTCGTCAACGGCCACCTCATCGACCAGGCCCCCCTGCGCACCGGCGACCGACTCCAGCTCGGCCAGACGGTGATGCTCTACAACGAGGGCCCCCTGGGCGGCCGCCGCGACCTCACCGCGCGGGTCGACCTGCTGAGCAAGAGCAGCCCCGAGGACCGCTCGGCCATCCTCCGGAGCATCCCCTCGGACGAGGGCTCGCGCGTCCTCCAGCAGCCCGACGGCGCGGCCGGCTGGCTGCGCGAGCGGCTGATGAGCCTCTCGGTCATGTATCGGGCCACCCAGGCCGTCAGCCACATCCTCGACGTCGACTCGCTCCTGCCCCAGGTGCTTGAGCTGGTCTTCGAGTCGATCGGGGCCGACCGCGGCGCGATCCTGCTCCGCGACGAGGCCGGGACGCTGACGCCCAAGGCCGTCCGCTGGCGGATGCCGGTCGGCGCCGACGAGCGGATGACGATCTCCAGCACGATCACCGACTACGTGCTTGAACAGGGGCAGGGGGTCATCACCACCGACGCCCCCGGCGACACCCGGTTCGGCCCCGCCGAGTCGATCATGGACCTGCGCATCCGCGAGGCCATCTGCGTCCCCGTCCAGGGCCGGCACACCACGCTGGGCGTCCTCTACGCGGACATCCAGGCCGACGGCTCGGCGCTGATCCCCATCGGCAAGCCGGGGCGGCAGGGCAAGTTCTCGCAGGACCACCTGATGCTCATGGTGGCGATCGGCCACCAGGCGGGCCTGGCGATCGAGAACACCACGTTCTACAACGACAAGATCCAGGCCGAGCGGCTGGCGGCCGTCGGCCAGACGATCGCCACGCTCTCGCACCACATCAAGAACATCCTGCAAGGCGTCCGGGGCGGCAGCTACCTGATCGACCTGGGCCTGAACGAGAAGGACGAGTCGATCGTCCGCCGGGGTTGGACGATCGTCGAGAAGAACCAGACGAAGATCTACAACCTCGTCATGGACATGCTCTCGTTCTCCAAGGACCGCGAGCCGGCCCTCGAACCGACCGACCTGAACGAGACCGTCGGCGACGTCGTCGAGCTGATGCAGTCCCGCGCCGCGGAGTTCGAGGTCGGCCTCGACTGGGCCCCCTGCGAGGGCCTGCCCAAGATCTGGGTCGACCCCGATGGGATCCACCGGGCCGTGCTGAACGTGGTGACGAACGCGATCGACGCCGCCGAGGGGGCCGCCCAGGCGCGCGTCGGCGTCTCGATCGTCCACGACGCCGAGGCCGGCCTCGTCCGGATCCGCGTCGAGGACAACGGCCGGGGAATGGAGGAGGCCGACGTCCCGGGCATCTTCCAGATCTTCGCCAGCAGCAAGGGCTCGCGCGGGACCGGCCTCGGCCTGCCGGTCTCGCAGAAGATCGTCCGCGAGCACGGCGGCACCATCCAGGTCGCCTCCCGCCTGGGCCAGGGCTCGACCTTCACCCTCGAACTCCCCGCCCTCCGCCGCCCCGAGGCCAAGGAAGACGCGGTCGACGAGGCACCCGAAAGCGCCCCCGAGTGA
- a CDS encoding RNA polymerase sigma factor has protein sequence MNGAVRGLQILLDVGATGSLSDGELLDRFLARGDGAVFEAIVDRHGPMVWGVCRRVLRDHHDAQDAFQATFLVLARRAASVVPREKLGHWLYGVAYRTALKARSTRAKRRAREAPTQDVPEPPARPGDRRIGLAESLDRELSRLPEKYRIPIILCDLEGRSHKEAAGRLGWPIGTVSGRLSRARSLLAQRLVRRGVSLSIGSLVAFMSEDAAMAGAPTWLVKTGRIVGEGPTAMAAPLSKQVMSLAKEVQGGMMMTKLKAAATVLAAAFLATGAAVMAYTQDGHPPTGDMTIPREEPTSRVIDPGKDGGSMTKSYYVGDLVVARPGAPSVDGLPDIDFATVVDLITSTIAPSTWQAGDRPDRSIKPFRGNITLIIRHEPEVHERIEALLQGLRRRDDLWAAALGHGPHERFEEVFFVGDLLGPGASPDFEPVIDLVIATIAPGTWTRDPATVPGIFADPVERTLVVRHNRHVLDQVKGLLDRLRRFQEARGIGTKDRPGADREPKP, from the coding sequence ATGAACGGAGCCGTCCGCGGACTTCAAATCCTCCTCGACGTCGGCGCGACCGGGTCGCTCTCGGATGGGGAACTCCTCGATCGTTTTCTGGCCCGCGGGGACGGGGCCGTCTTCGAGGCGATCGTGGACCGGCACGGCCCGATGGTCTGGGGCGTGTGCCGCAGGGTCCTGAGGGACCACCATGACGCCCAGGACGCCTTCCAGGCGACGTTCCTCGTCCTCGCACGAAGGGCGGCGTCGGTCGTTCCGCGGGAGAAACTCGGCCACTGGCTCTACGGCGTCGCCTACCGGACGGCCCTCAAGGCGAGGTCGACGCGGGCCAAGCGACGTGCCCGCGAAGCCCCGACGCAGGACGTCCCGGAACCCCCGGCGCGTCCTGGCGACCGAAGGATCGGACTTGCCGAATCCCTCGATCGGGAGCTGAGTCGGCTCCCCGAGAAATACCGCATCCCGATCATCCTCTGCGACCTGGAAGGCCGGTCGCACAAGGAGGCCGCAGGCCGGCTCGGCTGGCCGATCGGGACGGTCTCGGGTCGACTCTCGCGGGCCCGGTCGTTGCTCGCCCAGCGCCTGGTGAGACGGGGCGTCTCGCTCTCGATCGGCTCGCTCGTCGCATTCATGTCCGAGGATGCGGCGATGGCCGGCGCGCCGACGTGGCTGGTCAAGACCGGACGTATCGTCGGCGAGGGGCCGACCGCGATGGCGGCCCCTCTTTCAAAGCAGGTCATGTCCCTGGCAAAAGAGGTTCAAGGAGGAATGATGATGACGAAACTAAAGGCGGCGGCGACCGTCCTCGCGGCTGCATTTCTGGCGACCGGCGCCGCCGTGATGGCCTACACCCAGGATGGGCATCCCCCGACCGGCGACATGACGATTCCGAGGGAGGAGCCGACGTCGAGGGTGATCGACCCCGGCAAGGACGGCGGTTCGATGACCAAGTCCTACTATGTCGGCGACCTCGTCGTGGCCAGGCCCGGCGCACCCTCTGTGGATGGCCTGCCGGATATCGATTTCGCGACCGTGGTGGACCTGATCACCTCGACGATCGCCCCGTCGACCTGGCAGGCAGGCGACCGGCCGGATCGTTCGATCAAACCGTTCCGCGGGAACATCACCCTCATCATCCGCCACGAACCCGAGGTCCACGAACGGATCGAGGCCTTGCTCCAAGGCCTGCGCCGCAGGGACGACCTGTGGGCCGCCGCTCTGGGACATGGCCCCCACGAGCGATTCGAGGAGGTCTTCTTCGTCGGCGACCTCCTGGGCCCCGGCGCATCGCCCGACTTCGAGCCTGTGATCGACCTCGTCATCGCCACGATCGCCCCGGGCACCTGGACGAGGGATCCGGCGACGGTGCCCGGCATCTTCGCCGATCCCGTGGAACGGACGCTCGTCGTCCGCCACAACCGGCACGTGCTCGATCAGGTCAAGGGCCTGCTCGACCGCCTGAGGCGGTTCCAGGAGGCGCGCGGCATCGGGACCAAGGATCGGCCGGGCGCGGATCGCGAGCCGAAGCCCTGA
- a CDS encoding MlaD family protein, producing MTQAMGRWRLLANVGFAAVVLAVAGFGLFQVANRRWQVQPTFHVRARFASVVGVEPGHRVRFQGIDAGVVEGVVAPAKPGDPVELVLRIDETLHRLVRQDTMARIVLEGMIGARVVDLKPGEPDAPAATEGALIRSEPPTDLADLMRQAGESLRKFDETAKEARSGLEHLAAVAGDVRDGKGSLGKLVRDDAVYDNLVALTRRGEKAVESLDENLMAMKQTWPISRYFESRAYYDRDRVLYRPGSLRESRSLTSEELFEPGRALLTPVGKTRLDEVARWSQSSGRLRSEVVIAAFTDPSADPDLAEALTQDQADAVCKYLVDQHGINSSGWFRKRKVAAVGFGGQDPRPLADSERPPSRRVDIILFTPQA from the coding sequence ATGACGCAGGCGATGGGGCGGTGGAGGTTGCTGGCGAACGTCGGATTCGCGGCGGTCGTGCTGGCCGTCGCCGGGTTCGGGCTGTTCCAGGTCGCGAATCGGCGCTGGCAGGTGCAGCCGACGTTCCACGTCCGCGCGCGGTTCGCCAGCGTCGTCGGCGTCGAGCCCGGCCATCGGGTGCGGTTCCAGGGGATCGACGCCGGCGTGGTCGAGGGCGTCGTCGCCCCGGCGAAGCCCGGCGACCCGGTGGAGCTGGTCCTCCGGATCGACGAGACGTTGCACCGCCTGGTCCGCCAGGACACGATGGCCCGGATCGTCCTCGAGGGGATGATCGGGGCGCGCGTCGTCGACCTGAAACCGGGCGAGCCCGATGCGCCGGCGGCGACGGAGGGGGCGCTGATCCGCTCCGAGCCGCCGACCGACCTCGCCGACCTGATGCGCCAGGCGGGCGAGTCGCTGAGGAAGTTCGACGAGACGGCGAAGGAGGCCCGCAGCGGCCTGGAGCATCTCGCGGCCGTCGCCGGCGACGTGCGCGACGGCAAGGGGAGCCTCGGCAAGCTGGTCCGCGACGACGCCGTGTACGACAACCTCGTCGCCCTGACGAGGCGGGGCGAGAAGGCCGTCGAGTCGCTCGACGAGAACCTCATGGCCATGAAGCAGACCTGGCCGATCTCGCGCTACTTCGAGTCGCGGGCCTATTACGATCGCGACCGGGTCCTCTACCGGCCCGGCAGCCTTCGCGAGAGCCGGTCGCTCACGTCCGAGGAGCTGTTCGAACCCGGCCGGGCGCTGCTCACGCCGGTCGGCAAGACGCGGCTGGACGAGGTGGCGCGGTGGTCCCAGTCGTCGGGCCGGCTGCGGTCGGAGGTGGTCATCGCCGCCTTCACCGACCCCTCCGCCGACCCCGACCTCGCCGAGGCCCTGACCCAGGACCAGGCCGACGCCGTCTGCAAGTACCTGGTCGACCAGCACGGCATCAACTCCTCGGGCTGGTTCCGCAAGCGCAAGGTCGCCGCCGTGGGCTTCGGCGGCCAGGACCCCCGGCCGCTCGCCGACTCCGAACGGCCGCCGTCGCGGCGGGTCGACATCATCCTCTTCACGCCCCAGGCCTGA
- a CDS encoding Nramp family divalent metal transporter: MAVVEDVGSDRRSLEEVHGSVDVPSGGGRFGRFRRMFSFMGPAYLVSVGYMDPGNWATDLEGGARFGYALLWVLLMSNVMALLLQTLAARLGVVTRHDLAQACRAEYSPRVNAILWVLAEIAIAATDLAEILGTIIALKLMFGMPMLLGCVITAFDTFLLLYLQRWGMRKMEAVILALVATIGACFLIQVFMARPDLGAMAVGLRPSLPPGSLVVAIGILGATVMPHNLYLHSALVQTRRIGADKRSKATACRFYLIDSTVALNAAFFVNSAILVLSAAVFHAHGNEVATIEEAYELLPGFLGAAAPILFGVALLCAGQSSTLTGTLAGQIVMEGYLHLRIAPWLRRLITRLIALIPAVVVIALAGERSTQSLLVLSQVVLSLQLSFAVIPLIHFTSNRRNMGPFATPWWGQILAWAIAAVIVGLNGYLVFDQVLEWTAAAAASGIRLGPIPLAWPVAGVLWGVTAGVATLLGWVLIKPIVRPSPAWSLPTRTEMDWEEALRPRPMGRIGVALEHTSADVEILNRAISLVQGQGGQGELVLLHVVDSPVSVLHGPETADLETSADADYLDGLVRALTDQGYRASPSLLHGPNPARTLVEHLRERPVDILVVGSHGHGWVRDLLYGETVDRVRHSLDVPMLIARPGPQAGPDA, translated from the coding sequence ATGGCCGTGGTCGAGGACGTGGGATCGGATCGTCGTTCGCTCGAAGAGGTGCACGGTTCTGTCGACGTCCCGAGCGGCGGGGGGCGGTTCGGACGCTTCCGGCGGATGTTCTCGTTCATGGGGCCGGCGTACCTGGTCAGCGTCGGCTACATGGATCCCGGCAACTGGGCGACGGACCTGGAGGGCGGCGCGCGGTTCGGCTACGCCCTGCTCTGGGTCTTGCTGATGTCGAACGTGATGGCCCTGCTCCTCCAGACGCTCGCGGCGCGGCTGGGGGTGGTCACGCGTCACGACCTGGCCCAGGCCTGCCGCGCCGAGTACTCGCCCCGCGTCAACGCGATCCTCTGGGTCCTGGCCGAGATCGCCATCGCGGCGACCGACCTGGCCGAGATCCTGGGGACGATCATCGCGCTCAAGCTGATGTTCGGCATGCCGATGCTGCTGGGCTGCGTCATCACGGCGTTCGACACGTTCCTCCTGCTGTACCTCCAGCGCTGGGGGATGCGGAAGATGGAGGCGGTGATCCTGGCCCTGGTGGCGACGATCGGGGCCTGCTTCCTGATCCAGGTCTTCATGGCCCGTCCCGACCTGGGCGCGATGGCCGTCGGTTTGAGGCCGTCGCTCCCCCCCGGCTCGCTGGTCGTGGCGATCGGCATCCTGGGCGCCACGGTGATGCCGCACAACCTGTACCTGCACTCGGCCCTGGTGCAGACGCGGCGGATCGGGGCGGACAAACGGAGCAAGGCGACCGCCTGCCGCTTCTACCTGATCGATTCGACGGTCGCCCTCAACGCGGCCTTCTTCGTCAACTCGGCGATCCTGGTGCTGAGCGCGGCGGTCTTCCACGCCCACGGCAACGAGGTCGCGACCATTGAGGAAGCGTATGAGTTGCTCCCCGGCTTCCTCGGGGCCGCGGCGCCGATCCTGTTCGGCGTGGCCCTTCTGTGCGCCGGGCAGAGCTCGACGCTGACCGGGACGCTCGCCGGCCAGATCGTGATGGAGGGCTACCTGCACCTGCGGATCGCCCCCTGGCTGCGACGGCTGATCACCCGGCTGATCGCCCTGATCCCGGCGGTCGTGGTGATCGCCTTGGCGGGCGAACGGTCGACGCAGAGCCTGCTCGTCCTCAGCCAGGTGGTCCTGAGCCTTCAGCTGTCGTTCGCGGTGATCCCGCTGATCCACTTCACGTCCAACCGGCGCAACATGGGCCCGTTCGCGACCCCCTGGTGGGGGCAGATCCTGGCCTGGGCCATCGCGGCCGTGATCGTGGGGCTCAACGGCTACCTCGTGTTCGACCAGGTGCTGGAATGGACCGCGGCGGCCGCGGCGTCGGGGATCCGGCTGGGCCCGATCCCGCTGGCCTGGCCGGTGGCGGGCGTGCTGTGGGGCGTGACCGCGGGCGTCGCGACGCTGCTGGGATGGGTCCTGATCAAGCCGATCGTCCGCCCCTCGCCCGCGTGGTCGCTCCCGACCCGGACGGAGATGGACTGGGAAGAGGCGCTCCGGCCCCGGCCGATGGGCCGGATCGGCGTGGCCCTCGAGCATACCTCGGCCGACGTCGAGATCCTCAACCGGGCGATCAGCCTGGTGCAGGGCCAGGGCGGCCAGGGGGAGCTGGTGCTCCTGCACGTGGTCGACTCCCCCGTGTCGGTGCTCCACGGGCCCGAGACGGCCGACCTGGAGACCAGCGCCGACGCCGACTACCTGGACGGCCTGGTCCGGGCCCTGACCGATCAGGGCTATCGCGCCTCCCCCTCCCTGCTCCACGGGCCCAACCCGGCGCGGACCCTAGTCGAGCACCTGCGCGAGCGGCCGGTCGACATCCTGGTCGTCGGCTCGCACGGCCACGGCTGGGTCCGGGACCTGCTCTACGGCGAGACCGTGGACCGCGTGCGGCACAGCCTGGACGTCCCCATGCTGATCGCCCGCCCCGGCCCCCAGGCGGGTCCCGACGCCTGA